GGGCGCGCTCAGCTCGTGCACCCAGTCCATCTTCACGGCGCCGGGGATGTGCCCCGTTTCGTACAGCAGTACGTCCTCGTCGCACTCGACCAGGCGCACCTTGGGATCGGCCAAGTTCTCGGCGACCCATTCGGTGGACACCAGTACCTCGGGATGCGTGTAGCCGCGTGCCTCGATGGAAGCGAGCGGCGCGCTGCTCGCCGTTTCCAACATCGCTAACCTCCTGTCCACTAATGAGCTACGCGCCATTACTAACGAATGGTTCCCTGTTGTCAACACCTTGTCCACATGTTGCGCACATGCGACGGCCGGTTTAGGGCACATGAAGCGCGGGACGGCGGGCGGCGCGTTCGGGGATCGGCGGCGGCGCGCCGGGCCCGCCGGCGCGGCGTGTCAGCGGAGCGGGAACGCCGCCCGGCGCAGCACGGTGCAGCCGAGTGGGACGAGGGTCGTCGCACCGCCGTGCAGCAGGAAGCGCGGCACGTCCCAGGGATGGTCGCCGTCCCCGGCCGCTCGCGCCTCGAGGGTGAGCCCGAGGTCCGGCGCCTTCGAGTCGAGCACGGGAATGCGGTATCCCTGCGCGATGTCCTCGGGAACCACGTCGTAGTCGCACATCCCCTCGATGTCGTAGCGCCTGACGACCTCGAGCCGGTGGTCGAGCGGCATCGCGTACTGGAGCGGTCCGCGCAACACGGCCACCTCGCCGTTGGCGTACGGCTCGCTCCGCACGGCCCAGCCGAACCCGACTCGCACCCGCTCGCCGGCCGCCCACGTCTTCCTGATGCGCCACCAGCCGTCGGTCGCGACGGCCTCGGCGCCGGCGAGAGCCACGTCCATCGTTCCCGGCCAGCCGGGCCGGCGGAGGACCAGCGTGAATTCGACGGGACGCGCCGGCGTGACCGTGAGCTCGATGGCGTCCGAAAACGGATAGCCGGTGTCCTCGGTGATCGTGACGGGGACGTCGCCCACCGACGCGCGCAGCTCGCAGGGGCCGTAGGCGATCGCCGCGAAGCCCTGGTCCGACGCCAGCCGCATCCACATCCGGCTCACGAGCTGGGGCAGGAAGCGCACGGCGTTCGGGTTGCAGCAGCAGGCGACGTCGTCGTGCGTGGGCGAGTACTTGTAGCGACCGCTCGGGGCGCCGGCGGAGTAGCTGTCGGGCCGGGCCGCGGTCGCGAACAGGCGCGTGTCGGCCGAGAGGTAGGCGATGGCGCGCCCGTCGGGGAGCCGCGCGCCCTGCGCGGCGTTGAAAGCGAGCGTCTCCAGGCGGTCGCCCGCGCCGGCGCGCCCGAGCTTCTGCACCGCGCTGGCCAGGCTGAGCGCCAGCTCGGCCGTGGTGCAGAACTCGTAGGCCGATTCGGGGAGCGGCAGGCCGTGGATCGCCTCGTCGCCCGGCAGCGCGCCGCTCGGCAGCCGGTGCCGGTCGAGTCGAAGCAACGCGGTCTCGACCGCCGCCGCGCTCACGCGCTCCGGCGCGGCGGCGTGCGCCCACAGCAGGGCGCGGAGGTGCTCGGCCGTGTGGACGGCGTGTCCGGCGTAGTCGCGCTTGGGGTCCGCGAGGCTCGGCAGGGCGAGGTCGTCGTTGGGGAACGGCCGCGGCATCCGCGAGAACTCCTCGTAGAGCCGCACGCCGGCCTCGGCGTACGCCGCCGCGCCCGTGTCGTCGTGCAGCCGCTCCAGCGCGTCGAGGTAGCAGAGGCCGTGGGTGAGGCCGGTCAGGGCGTCGCGGGCGACGCGCTCGCCGCGGCGGAAGCAGGGCCGCTCCGCGGTGCAGTGGCGCAGCGTGAGGTCCGCGGCGCGGCGGACCGCCTCGAGCGCGCGGGGCTCCCCGGTCGCGTCGTGCCACGCGATCAGCGACAGCAGGGCGCGGCTCTGTGCCCACAGCTCGCCGTTTTCGCCGTCGGCATGCCGATAGCGCTGGTCCGGGGCGTAGATCCCGATGTACCCGTCGGCGTCCTGGGTGGCGAGCAGCCCGCGCATCAGCTCCGCGACCCGCGCCTGGTGCTCCGGCGCGTCGGCCAGGTGGGCCATCATCACGTAGCCCCACAGCCAGTTGCCGCGGGTCTCGGCGTCCCACCACGCCCGCGGCTCGCTGGAGGAAGGGATGCGGTCCCGGAACAGGTCGTGCGCGGCATGCGGGGTGAGCCGGTCCAGGCGCGCGGCGAAGCCGTCCGCGAGGTCGCGCCGCAGCTGGGCCAGCAGCCAGCCGCGCGGCCGCACCGCTCCCAGGGGCAGGGTGCGAAAGGCGGGCCGCGCGAGCGGCGGGTGCATGAGCATCGACTCCCGGTCTCCGAGGAACCGGCCGAATGCTAGCCCGGGTTGCGGGCCCTCGCCAACGGGCGCGCTGCGGCAGCGGGCGGCCGGGTGCCGGGCGCAGCCCGCGGAGGCGCGGCGCCCGGCCCCGGACGGGGGCGGGTGGTGCGGGCCGATCGCAAAGGCCAGAATTAGGTCGTCGGCCGGGCCGTCGCGGCCGACCCAATCTCGAGGGACCCACGATGGACGCTCGCGGAAACGTCACGCGGAAGAGGCTGCTGGCGATCGGACTGCTCGGCCTCGCGGCCGCCGGCGCCCCGATCGCGGCCCAGGCGCAGGCAGGCGCGAGCCGGGCCCGGATCGCGGAAGACGAGGTCGTCTACCAGATCTTCGTGCGCAGCTTCCGCGACGGCAACGGCGACCGGATCGGTGACCTGCGCGGCATCCAGGAGTCGCTCGGCTACCTGCACGACCTCGGCATCACCTCGCTGCTGCTGACGCCGATCAACCCTTCGCCCGCCTATCACAACTACTTCGCTTCGAACTTCTGGGGCGTGGACTCCACGTTCGGCGACATGGCCGCGTTCCACAGCCTCGTGGAAGCGGTGCACGCGCGGGGCATGAAGATCTATCTGGACCGGGAGGACCAGTACGCGACCGGGGACAATCCGTGGTTCAAGGAGTCGCTGGGCCATCCGGACTCCCGGTACAGCCACTATGTCCTCTACAAGGACTCGACCAACGCCGTCCCCGAGCCCATCATCTTCGGCCTCACGGCGCTGCCCTCGTGGGACGGCACCATGATCCCCGTGGCCACCGTGAACCTGCTCGAGCCCGGCGTGCAGCACGATCTCGACAGCCTGTACGTGTCGCTGGTGGACCCCGGCCACGACCGGCGGTTCGCCGACGGGGTGGACGGCTTCCGCCTCGACCACATGATGGACGACCTGGACGGCAGCCCGAAGCTCCCCCACCTGTTCGCCGACTTCTGGGCGCCGCTCTTCGCCAGGGTGCGCGCCGTCAATCCGCGCGTCCGGCTCATCGCCGAGCAGTCGGACTGGGGCTACGGCGAGGACTGGCTGACGCGCGGCGGGGCCGACATGGTCTTCGCGTTCGGGCTCCAGCGCGCGATCGCGTCGTTCAACCGCGATTCGCTGGCCCAGGTGATCCTGGCGACGCTGGCGCACACGCCCCGCGGCAAGGGCCAGCTCGTGTTCATCGAGAATCACGACATGGACCGCTTCGCCTCCCGCGTGGACGGCGACCTGCGGCGGGAGAAGGTGGGCGCCGCGCTCGACGTGCTCCTCGAGGGCACGCCGCTGATCTACTACGGGCAGGAAATCGGGATGAAGGGGAAGCAGTCCCACGCGGCGTTGAACGACGGCAACGACATCCCGGACCGCGAGGCGATGCGCTGGACCCGCCGGCTGGAGGACCCGGGCTCGGCCATCTGGTACAAGGGCCCGGGCCCGTGGTGGACGGAGCGCTACAACCGGGACAGCGACGGTGTCTCGGTCGAGGAGGAAACGCACGACCCCGCGTCGCTCCTGTCGTTCTACCGGCGGCTGCTGGCGGTCCGGCGGAGCCGGCCGGAGATCGTCGCCGGCGACGAGCGCGTGGTCGCGACCGACCGGCCGAGCGTGCTCGCGGTGGTGCGCAGCACGCCGGCGGCGGCCAGCCTGATCCTGGTGAACCTGGCGGACTCGGCGGTGACGGCCAGCGTGGCGCGGGACGTCCTGCCCGCCACGCTCGCCGCGAGCCGGCTCACCGACCTGCTCACCGGAGCGGCCGAGCCGGCGCCGGCCGGCGCGCGGCGGGTCCGGCTTCCCGCGTTCGGGGTCAAGCTCCTGGCGCGCCGGCCTCACCATTGAGGCGGTGGGGGGTATGTTAGGGCCGTGAAGCACGCCCCCCTGGTGCTGAAGCGGGCGCGGCAGCAGACGCGGCCGTGGATCGGGATCAAGGCCGTGGTGGCCGCGGTCGGTCTGACCGTGCTGATGTCGAACGTGACGGTCCCCAACATCCTGATCTGCTACGTCGTGGTGCTCGCGGCGGTGTTCCTGTGGAACGTCGTCCGCGGCGTCGCCCGGATCCGCGCCGAGGAGCGCGCCCACCTCACGCCGCAGCAGATCCAGGATTCGCGCCAGGACGACGTGGACGCGCTGGTCGTCCTGGGCGCCGCGGGGGAGGCCCTGCTGCAGCGGGACGTGGCGGACCTCGCCCAGCAGGAGCAGTGGGTCGCCGACCTGAGCACGTGGTACGCGGCGGTCCGGTCGCGGCTGAAGGACCGGTTCGCGCCGGCCGACGTGGTGGGCTTCGACGCACCGGCGGGCCAGCTGGATTCCGGCCCTGCGGGCCAGGGCTTCAACCCCCAGCACCAGCAGGCGCGGGTGATGCTGTACCGCCGCGTCAAGGCGCTCGAGGCGGTCATCGACCAGTACCGGTACCGGCCGCTGCTGGTACCGCGCCCGTTCCGCGAGGGGTAGGCCGGGCTAGCGTCCCCGCGCGGCGCCGAGGCGCTCGAGCACGCCGCCCAGCGCCTTGATCTCCTCGCCGTAGCGGGCCCAGTCGCCGGCGCGCTGCGCCGCCATCGCGTCGGCGTAGTGCTGCCGCGCCTCGGCGACCAGCGCCTGCTGGGTGTCGCCCGCGGAGGTCGCCGCCGCGGCCGGCACGGCTTCGGCGCGCGGTCCCGCCGACCCGCCGAACAGCTCGCTCAGCGCGCCGTCCAGCGTCTCCGCCATCGCCACCTCGTTCTGGTAGGCCACGACCACGCGCTTGAGCTCGGGGATCTTCCCGCCCGCGGCGCGCAGGTACAGGGGCTGCACGTACAGCAGCGACGTCCCGATCGGGATCACCAGCAGGTCGCCCCAGATGACCTGGGAGCCGTGCTGGTCCCACAGCGAGACCTGCTGCGAGATCTCGGTGTTCTGGTTGATGCGGTTCTCGATCTGCGTCGGGCCGAAGACCAGCGTCTGCCGCGACAGGCGGTAGACCCGCAGCTTCCCGTATTCCGCGCCGTCGTTCCGCGCCACCATCCACGCCGCGAGGTTGTCCTTCCCGCGCGGCGTGAACGGCACCATGTACACGTACTCCTCCTGCGCCTCGCCCGGCAGCTTCATGATGATGTGGCGCATGAAGGGCACCGCTCCGCCGGTGGACCGGTTCACGATCGGGATCTGCCACTGGTCCTCGCGGTGGTAGAAGTCCACCGGCGCGTCCATGTGGTAGGTGGCGTAGAGCCCGGTCTGGATGCGGTAGATCTGGTCCGGGTACCGGAGGTGCGGCTTGAGGTCGGCCGGGAAGCTGTCCAGGGGCGCGAGGATGCCGGGGAACACGCGTGCCCAGGTGCGGACCAGCGGATCGGCCGGGGCGCTGACGAACGCCTTGAGCGAGCCGTCGTACGCGTCGATCACGACCTTGACGCTGTTGCGCATGTAGCTGGTGCCGTCGACGAGCCGCTGGGCGTACGGGTAGCGGTCGGTCGAGGTGTAGCCGTCGAGGATCCACTCGAGCCGGCCCGCCGGCGTGATCACGAGGTACGGATCCGGATCGAACGTCAGGAACGGCAGGGCCTTCTGCGCCCGGCCCAGGATCTCGCGGTTGTAGAGCGCCCGGCTGTCGCTGGTGATGTCCTGCGAGAAGAGCACGTTCGACGAGCCGAACCGCACCGCCAGCAGGAGCTTGCGCCAGACGTTGCCGACCCGCACGCCGCCCGTGCCGGTGTAGGCGGCGTAGACGTCCGCGTCGCCCGACGGGTAGTCGAACTCCCGCTGACGGGTGCCCACGAAGGCGTAGTCGTCGTCCAGCTCGCCGTAGTAGATCTGCGGGCGGGTGACGTTCAGCGAGACGCTCGAGGTGGGCGGCAGGTCCTTCACGAACAGCACCGGCAGTCCCTCGGCGGTGGACTGGTTCACGGGGCCGAGCGTGAGGCCCATCCCGTGGGTGAAGGTGAGGTGCTCGTTGATGAACGTGCGCGTGGGCAGCGAGGCCGGGTTCAGCTCGCGCGGCGAGAGCAGGATCTGGCGGTACTTCCCGTCAATCCAGTAGCGGTCGTCGTCCACCGAGACGAAGTCGTAGTAGGTCCGGATCTCCTGCAGCTGGCCGAAGGTCTGCAGCAGGGGGTCGCGCTCCCACAGCCGCACGTTCTCGATGGTGGGCGTGTTGGCCCTGAGGGTGGCCAGCGTGAGCGGCGTCTCGCTGCCGAGGTCCCGGACCTCGACGCCGTCGAGGCCCCAGGCCGCCCGGGTGGCGGCGATGTGGGCGCGCAGGTACGGCGTCTCCCGCGTCAGCTCGGTGGGCGCCACCACGAACTTCTGCATCACCAGGGGGACCAGGCCGCGCCCGAGCACGGCGATGGCCGCGTAGCCGCCGATGGCGAACAGCGCGTGGCGGAGCAGCCGCTCGCGCAGCCCGCCGACGAGCACCGCGGCGGCGGCCGCCACCGCCGCGACGGCGCACAGCCGCAGCGCCGGCAGGCTGGCGTGGAGGTCCGTGTAGCTGGCGCCGACCAGCGGGCCGGTGGTCGAGTACAGCAGGTTCGAGGCGTCCACCAGCCACAGCTGCGCGGCGGCGACGAGGAACAGCGCCGCGAGCACGGCGGCCAGGTGGATGCCCGCGCGCCGCTCGACGTGCGCGGCGCGGCCGCGGACGGTGAAGGCGCCGCGCAGGGCGTACACCACCAGGAGCAGCAGCAAGGCGAGGAACAGGAGCGCGAACAGGTACGCGAGCACCGCCGCGAGAGCCGGCAGAGTGAAGACGTAGAAGCCGACGTCGCGCCCGAACACCGGGTCCGTCACGCCGAACGGCGTGCGGTTCATCGCCGCCAGCGCCACGTCCCACAGCGACGTGGCCGCGAGGCCGGCGAAGAACGCCAGCACCACCACGATCCACGGGCTCGCCCGCCGCACCGAGCGCGACACGTCGAGTTGCGGCGTCGAGGGCCCCACCCGCATCACCACCGGGTTGAGGACGATGCCGCGCTGCGCGACCCGCAGGTTCAGGTGCAGGATCAGCGCCGTGACGGCGAACCCGGCCAGGAACAGGTCGCCCCGCGCGAGCACCGAGCGGGTGAAGACGACCTGGAAGCCGACCTCCCGGAACCACCACCAGTCGGTGAGGAGGCCCGCGAGCGACGGCACGACGATCAGCGCGAGAACGACGGCGGCCAGCAGGATCAGCCACAGCCGGATGCGGCGCGTGGACGGGCTCACGGATGCACCTCCGCCGGCGCGTGGCTCGCGGGACGCGCCCGCAGCGCGGGCAGCGAATCCAGGACGAACACCACGGGCCCCGGGGTGCCGTCCTCGTTCCACGCCCCGAACTCGGGCGCCCAGTACATCGCGCCGATGCCGCGCGGCGCCTGCTTCATCGTGTTGATCAGGTCCGCCATGAACTGGACGCGTCCCTGGGGTGTCAGGGGCCACATCATGTCCGGGTTGTTCACCACGTGGGAGTTGCCGTAGCCCGTTTCGGCGACCAGGAAGTCCTTGTGGTAGCGCGCAGCGCAGCTGTCCATGTTGGTCACCAGCTCCTCGAGTGTGCCATGGCCCCACTCCGGGTAGAAGCTCTCGGCGATGATGTCGTAGTCCACGTGCGCGGCCTCGAGGTGGTCGAAGAACCACTTGGTCTTCGGCCAGTCGCCGCCGCGGTCGATGTGGATCGCGATCCGGGGCGGCGTGTCGCCGGCGCCTTCCTGCACGCCGCGGATGCCCGCCTTGAGGATGCGCGTCAGGTGGTCCCACTGCAGCGTCGAGTCGTAGGGCGGCGGCGGCAGGTACGCGGTGTCGCCCGGCTCCTCCACCTGGCCGAGCGGCCACAGCGTGCCGCGGGTGATCTCGTTGCCGACCTGCACCCAGTCGGGCATCGCGCCCGCGTCCTTGAGCGCCGTGATGACGTCCCGGCTGTAGCGCTCGACCTGCTGCTCCAGCGAGTCGAAGCTCAGGCCCCGCCACGCGACGGGAATCTCCTGGTGCTGCGGGTCGGCCCAGGTGTCCGAGTAGTGGAGGTCCAGCAGGAAGACCGCCCCGGCCGCCTTGATGCGCCGCGCCAGCGGGATGGTGTTCTCGAGCGAGTTGTCCGGCGCCTGGCGCACCGGCGAGACGAACACGCGCAGCCGGAACGCGTTCCAGCCGTGGTGCTGCAGGATGGTCAGCTCGTCGCCCGCCCGGCCGTTCTCCTGGTAAGTGCGCGGCGGGTGGCCTCGCATCGGCGAGTCGAGGAACGAGACGTCGGCGCCGAGGGCGAACGGCGTGGCCCGCGGCGCCGGTCGCCCGGCGGCCGTGCACGCGGCGGCGGCCGTTCCGAGGAGCAGGGCCGCGGCGGTGAACGCGGAGGCGCGCAGCGGCCGGTGCCGCGTCGGCGCTGCCGTGGTGTCGAGTCGGTGGGAACGCATGGCGGGTCTCCCGTCGTACCGCGCCGGTTCACCGGATGCCGGGATCGTGCGCGGCCCTGATGCCGTGAGTGCCGCCGGCCTACAGTCCCCGCAGGCCGAACGCCTGGGGATCGGCGGCCGCGGCCGCTGCGGCGACGATGCCCACGACGTAGCCGTACGTCTCGTCGGGGATGTCGTCGCGGTGGTGCTCGAGCACCTGCCAGAAGTTGCGGTCCTGCGGCGTGGCTGGGAGGGAAAGGAGCAGGCGCCGGACCAGCGTCTGGCCGGCGTTGTAGCTCGCCATCACCAGCAGCCCGGACCCCTGGGCGTCCACCATGTAGAGGTCGCCCATGTACTTCACCGCGGCCTTGGTCGCGAGGGCGACGTCGTACCGCTGGTCGCGCGGATCGTAGCGCGGCTGGCCCACCAGCGGCCCCACCCGCAGGCCGTACTCCCGCGCCGTCGACGGCAGCAGCTGCCACATTCCCTTGGCGATGCCGAAGCGCGTGTCCGGGCCGACGGCCGCCGGCCGGAAGCGGCTCTCCTGGAAGCCGAGATACACGAGGTCCCTGGGCAGGCTGTTCGCGGTCAGCACCGACTCGATCAGCGCCGGGTAGCCGCGGTCGGTCGCCGTGCGCAGGGCGCTGCTGAACTCGGAGGTGCGGCGCCACTGCGCCACGCGCTGGCGTACGTCGCTGATGAAGCCGTCCGACACGAGCATCGGCGCCTCACCGAGCCGCGCGACGGCCGCGCGGATGGCCCGCACGTCGCCGGGATCGCTGCTCGCCTTGTCGAGCTGGCCGTTCCAGTCCGCGTACACGCCCTCCAGGCGGGCGCGCTGGTCCGCATACTCCTTGCGCTCGGCCGTGCCGGGCTGCAGGTGCGCCACCTCGAGCTCCAGCGTCTTCATGCGGTAGAACACGTCGGCGGCCTGGCGGCGGATCGTCTCGATGCGGCGGTTGACGACGTACAGCCGCACGCCGATGCCGATCGCGGCGACCGCAGCGGCGACCGCCAGCCAGCGGTAGAGGAGGGTGCGCCGGCGCATGCGCTCGTAGAGGTGGCGCACCAGCACCAGGGATTGGCGCTCGTACAGCGAGCGCACGACCGCCATGGTCTTGCGACCGATGCCCGGGCTCGTAGGGGGATCCGAGTGCGTCGACTTCGTCGCCGTGTGGGTGGTCCAAGCCGAGGTCGGCTTAGGGTACGGCAATGCCGCTCCCGGGTCAACCGCCGGCTCCCTGGCGGCCCGGCCGACGCCGGGCGATAGTTTCGGACATGGCGAGATACGGCGACCGCGAGGACGATCTCGTCTCCTATCGGACGCTGCGGCGGGTCGTGGGCGTGCTGGGCGTCGCGCTCCCGGTCGTCCTGGCCGTGTGGGGCTTCGCGCTGTGCGGCTGCGTGCACTTCCAGCCGTCCATCAGCGACTACTACGCCCTGCGCACCCGCGACGCGTTCGTCGGGATCCTGTTCACCATCGCCTGGTTCCTGTTCACCTACCGCGGTTACGACCGGCGGGACGACGTCGCGGGGAATCTCGCCTGCGTGTTCGCACTGGCGGTGGCACTGTTCCCCAACACCGGCTCCAGGATGGAGCGGACCGTCCACTTCACTGCGGCCCTCGCGCTGTTCCTCGTGCTCGCCTACTTCTCGCTGTTCCTGTTCACCCGGTCGGAAGGCGCGCCGACCAACCGCAAGCGCATGCGCAACACCGTTTACCGCGTCTGCGGCGTCGTCATGCTGCTGTGCATCGGGGCGATCGGGCTCAGCTACGCGGCTCTCGGCACGGCGGTCTTCGACGCGCTCCACCCGGTCTTCTGGCTCGAGACCGCGGCGCTGTGGGCGTTCGGCCTGTCGTGGTTCGTGAAGGGCGAGACCATCCTCAGGGACATCCACTGACCGACGCGTAGCGCCGGCCCCCGGCCCCTCCCGCTCACCCGCCAGGCTCCGGCCGTCGCCGGGTGGCGCTCCTGGCACGGGTCCTGCGAGATTGACCTCAAGTCAACCAGCCGCGGAAGGGTCATGTTCGGCGCCGGTCGCTTGCTCAGCACGGTCGGGCGCGCCGTTGAGACGCGCCGCTACGCGAAGATCTACAGCGGGCTCCACGACAACCTGGACGTGGAGACCCACCTGCGCGAAGCCGCAGGCTGGATCGCACGCGCTCAGGACGCCGGCCCGGATGCCGGGGTGGCCTACGGCGCGCGGTTCGGCAAGTCGTTCCTGCCCAGCTACCCGGAGACCACGGGCTACATCGTTCCCATCGTGCTGCGCCTGGGGCGCGTATGGAACGACGTGAGCCTCCACGAGCGCGCCGTGCGGATGGGCGACTGGGAGATCGACGTGCAGATGCCGTGCGGCGCGGTGATGGGTGGCATGGTGACCGAGCCTCCGACCCCGGCGGTGTTCAATACCGGGCAGGTGCTCCTCGGGTGGGCCGCGCTGGCGCGGGAGACGGGCGCCGGCCGGTTCCTCGACGCGGCACGCAGGGCCGCCGAATGGCTGGTCGGGGTGCAGGAGGCCGACGGCAACTGGCGGGAAGGCAACTCGCGCTTCGCGCACGCCGGTGCCACGGTCTACAACGTGCGGGCGGCTTGGGGCTTGTACGAGGTGGGCGAGCTGGCGGGCGAGGACCGCTTCCGCCAGGCGGCGCTGCGCAACGCCGCATTCGCGTTGTCCCGGCAGGCCGCGAACGGCTGGTTCAGCGACTGTTGCCTGAGCGAGCCGGCGCGCCCGCTGCTGCACACGATCGCCTACACCATGGAGGGCCTGCTCGAGATCGGGCTGCTGCGGCGCGACGCCGGGATGATCGCGGCCGCGCGCCGCACCGCCGACGCGCTGGTCGCGATCCTGGGCCCGGACGGATACCTCCCCGGCCGGCTGCGGCCGGACTTCTCGGCGGCGGCCACGTGGTGCTGCCTGACGGGCAGCGCCCAGACGTCCATCGTGCTCTCCAGGCTCGCCACCTGCACCGGCGAGGGCCGCTATCGCGACGCGGCGCGGCGCATCAACCGCTACCTGATGGCCCGCCACGACATTTCCTCGGCGGATCCGGCGATCCGCGGGGGTCTGGCGGGGTCGTGGCCGGTAGACGGCGACTACGGCAGGCTGATGATCCTCAACTGGGCCACCGCGTTCCTGATCGACGCGCTGCTCTGGGAGCGGGAAGCCTCGTGCTGAAGGCGCTCAAGGAGCGCCTGCTGCCGGGGGGGGCGAGGCGCAGCTGGAACCGGTGGCGCAACCGGTTCCTCCGTCGCGTGACGGCCCGCCGGCTGGCCGGCGACCTCCGGCGCCTCGGTCTGGCCGAGGGCGACCTCGTCTGCGTGCACAGCTCGCTGAGCGGCGTGGGGTACCTGGTGCGCGGCGCCGACACCGTGATCGAGGCCCTGTGCGCCGCGGTCGGCGAGCGGGGCACTGTGATGATGCCCACCTTCTCGGGCGGCGACAGCACGTACCGCTACGTGAAGAGCGGCCCGCCGCCGTTCGATGCTGCGGTCGCGCCCGTCACCACCGGGACGCTCCCGGATCGGTTCCGGACGTGGCCGGGCGTCCGGCGCAGCCTTCACCCCACGCACTCGGTGGCCGCCCGGGGCCCGCTCGCCGAGCGGCTGCTCGAAGGCCACGAGCGGTCGGAGACCCCGTTCGGCGACGCGACGCCGTACGCCCGACTCGAAGCCCTGGGTGGCAAGGTCCTGCTGCTCAACAGCAACGCCAACAGCCTGCTGCATCGGGTGCAGGAAGCGATGGACTGGCCGAACCATTACCGCCCGGAGCGGTACGATCTCCAGGTGGTCGCCCCCGATGGCCTGCGCACGGTGCGTACCGCCGTCCACGGCCCCGGATTCTTCCAGCGGGTGGTGCTGCCGGGCCGGGAGGAAGGCGAGTGGCGGACCCTCCACATGCCCTGGTACGGCCTGCAGTTCATGCTCCCGGAGGCCGAGGGTGGGGAGCTGGAGCGGTTGCATCCGGACGCCGCCCAGAGGCTGGCCGAGCGCCGGGCGTGGCTCGAGCGGGAGGGCATCGTCCGCTTCGGCCGGGTGGGATACGCGCCCGCGGCGCTGCTGGACGCCGCGCGGTACGGCCGCCGCATCGCGGACGACCTGCGCGCCGAGGTCGCCGCCCACCCCTCGTGCTACGAGCCGGCGCGCATGGAAGCGCTGGCGGCGGCACGGAGCCCGCACTAGCGGAACGGCCGCCGGCCCCGGCGTGACCGGCGGCGCGGAGTTCGCGCCAGCGGCGCATCGACCGGCGCGGCAGCTCGTCCGGCCGGCAGTCCCTTCGGCCCTGCCTCGCGGGCGTCTCCTTCCACAGCTCCCGGATCCCCTCCCACCGACGACAGCGTGGCCGCCGCCGCGCGATGGCGATGAACAGCAGGATGAAGCCGACCGAGATCAGCTCGATCAGCAGGGCGGCGATGGCGATGCCGAGCCAGGCGAGCACCATGGGGACCCCGGTCGCGGGCGGCCGGGCGCG
This genomic interval from Gemmatimonadales bacterium contains the following:
- a CDS encoding UPF0182 family protein, with the translated sequence MSPSTRRIRLWLILLAAVVLALIVVPSLAGLLTDWWWFREVGFQVVFTRSVLARGDLFLAGFAVTALILHLNLRVAQRGIVLNPVVMRVGPSTPQLDVSRSVRRASPWIVVVLAFFAGLAATSLWDVALAAMNRTPFGVTDPVFGRDVGFYVFTLPALAAVLAYLFALLFLALLLLLVVYALRGAFTVRGRAAHVERRAGIHLAAVLAALFLVAAAQLWLVDASNLLYSTTGPLVGASYTDLHASLPALRLCAVAAVAAAAAVLVGGLRERLLRHALFAIGGYAAIAVLGRGLVPLVMQKFVVAPTELTRETPYLRAHIAATRAAWGLDGVEVRDLGSETPLTLATLRANTPTIENVRLWERDPLLQTFGQLQEIRTYYDFVSVDDDRYWIDGKYRQILLSPRELNPASLPTRTFINEHLTFTHGMGLTLGPVNQSTAEGLPVLFVKDLPPTSSVSLNVTRPQIYYGELDDDYAFVGTRQREFDYPSGDADVYAAYTGTGGVRVGNVWRKLLLAVRFGSSNVLFSQDITSDSRALYNREILGRAQKALPFLTFDPDPYLVITPAGRLEWILDGYTSTDRYPYAQRLVDGTSYMRNSVKVVIDAYDGSLKAFVSAPADPLVRTWARVFPGILAPLDSFPADLKPHLRYPDQIYRIQTGLYATYHMDAPVDFYHREDQWQIPIVNRSTGGAVPFMRHIIMKLPGEAQEEYVYMVPFTPRGKDNLAAWMVARNDGAEYGKLRVYRLSRQTLVFGPTQIENRINQNTEISQQVSLWDQHGSQVIWGDLLVIPIGTSLLYVQPLYLRAAGGKIPELKRVVVAYQNEVAMAETLDGALSELFGGSAGPRAEAVPAAAATSAGDTQQALVAEARQHYADAMAAQRAGDWARYGEEIKALGGVLERLGAARGR
- a CDS encoding beta-L-arabinofuranosidase domain-containing protein, translating into MHPPLARPAFRTLPLGAVRPRGWLLAQLRRDLADGFAARLDRLTPHAAHDLFRDRIPSSSEPRAWWDAETRGNWLWGYVMMAHLADAPEHQARVAELMRGLLATQDADGYIGIYAPDQRYRHADGENGELWAQSRALLSLIAWHDATGEPRALEAVRRAADLTLRHCTAERPCFRRGERVARDALTGLTHGLCYLDALERLHDDTGAAAYAEAGVRLYEEFSRMPRPFPNDDLALPSLADPKRDYAGHAVHTAEHLRALLWAHAAAPERVSAAAVETALLRLDRHRLPSGALPGDEAIHGLPLPESAYEFCTTAELALSLASAVQKLGRAGAGDRLETLAFNAAQGARLPDGRAIAYLSADTRLFATAARPDSYSAGAPSGRYKYSPTHDDVACCCNPNAVRFLPQLVSRMWMRLASDQGFAAIAYGPCELRASVGDVPVTITEDTGYPFSDAIELTVTPARPVEFTLVLRRPGWPGTMDVALAGAEAVATDGWWRIRKTWAAGERVRVGFGWAVRSEPYANGEVAVLRGPLQYAMPLDHRLEVVRRYDIEGMCDYDVVPEDIAQGYRIPVLDSKAPDLGLTLEARAAGDGDHPWDVPRFLLHGGATTLVPLGCTVLRRAAFPLR
- a CDS encoding alpha-amylase family glycosyl hydrolase gives rise to the protein MDARGNVTRKRLLAIGLLGLAAAGAPIAAQAQAGASRARIAEDEVVYQIFVRSFRDGNGDRIGDLRGIQESLGYLHDLGITSLLLTPINPSPAYHNYFASNFWGVDSTFGDMAAFHSLVEAVHARGMKIYLDREDQYATGDNPWFKESLGHPDSRYSHYVLYKDSTNAVPEPIIFGLTALPSWDGTMIPVATVNLLEPGVQHDLDSLYVSLVDPGHDRRFADGVDGFRLDHMMDDLDGSPKLPHLFADFWAPLFARVRAVNPRVRLIAEQSDWGYGEDWLTRGGADMVFAFGLQRAIASFNRDSLAQVILATLAHTPRGKGQLVFIENHDMDRFASRVDGDLRREKVGAALDVLLEGTPLIYYGQEIGMKGKQSHAALNDGNDIPDREAMRWTRRLEDPGSAIWYKGPGPWWTERYNRDSDGVSVEEETHDPASLLSFYRRLLAVRRSRPEIVAGDERVVATDRPSVLAVVRSTPAAASLILVNLADSAVTASVARDVLPATLAASRLTDLLTGAAEPAPAGARRVRLPAFGVKLLARRPHH
- a CDS encoding glycosyl hydrolase 53 family protein, encoding MRSHRLDTTAAPTRHRPLRASAFTAAALLLGTAAAACTAAGRPAPRATPFALGADVSFLDSPMRGHPPRTYQENGRAGDELTILQHHGWNAFRLRVFVSPVRQAPDNSLENTIPLARRIKAAGAVFLLDLHYSDTWADPQHQEIPVAWRGLSFDSLEQQVERYSRDVITALKDAGAMPDWVQVGNEITRGTLWPLGQVEEPGDTAYLPPPPYDSTLQWDHLTRILKAGIRGVQEGAGDTPPRIAIHIDRGGDWPKTKWFFDHLEAAHVDYDIIAESFYPEWGHGTLEELVTNMDSCAARYHKDFLVAETGYGNSHVVNNPDMMWPLTPQGRVQFMADLINTMKQAPRGIGAMYWAPEFGAWNEDGTPGPVVFVLDSLPALRARPASHAPAEVHP